A window of Myxococcales bacterium genomic DNA:
CGAGCTCGGAGAGGGGCGGAGAACCGGACGCGATGGGGCCAGACATCGTGACGGGAAATATCACGAGCGCGGGGCCCGGGATCGGTTGATGCGACCCCTCGCGTTCGGCTCGCCTTCGGGGTTCGCGTCAGGTGCTGCGAAGACCTACTCCTGCTCCTCGGGGTACTCGCCGACCGCGAGGTTGTCGAAGCGGGTGTACTCGCGATCGAAGCGCACCTTCACCGTGCCGGTGGGCCCGTTTCGCTGCTTGGCCACGATGATCTCGGCGGTATTGGGCTCTTCCGACGCTTCCTTCGTGTAGTAGTCGTCGCGGTAGATGAAGAGGATGTTGTCGGCGTCCTGCTCGATGGCGCCCGACTCGCGAAGGTCCGAAATCTGTGGTCGCTTCGACTTGTCGCTGCGGGTCTCGACGGCGCGGTTCAGCTGGGAGAGGGCGATGACCGGCACCTTCAACTCCTTCGCGAGCCCCTTCAGGCCGCGCGAGATCTCGCTGATCTCCTGCTCGCGTGACTGAGCGCCGTCGCGCCCCTTCATGAGCTGGAGGTAGTCGACGACCACGAGGCCGATGCGGTGCGTCGGCTGACCGGCCTCGTCCACCCGGTTGAACTCCGACTGGAGCCTGCGCACCTTGGCGCGCAGCTCGAGGATGCCGAGCGACGGAGAGTCGTCGATCCAGATGGGGAGCTTCCCCAGGAAGCCGGCCGACTGCGTGAGCTTCTGCCAGTCTTCCTGGCTGAGGTAGCCCTTGCGCATCTTGCTGACGTCGACCCGCCCCTCCGAGCACACCATGCGGTTGGCGAGCTGTTCGCGGGGCATTTCGAGCGAGAACACGACCACCCCGACGCCAGGCTCTTCCCAGCGCTGGTTCGGGTCGGCGGCGAGCTCGCGCCCCCTCGGGCTCGCCACGTTCGCGGCGATGTTGAGGACGAAGCTGGTCTTGCCCATGCCGGGGCGAGCCGCGATGATGGTGAGGTCGCCGTCGTGGAGGCCCGAGGTCAGCGTGTCGAGGCGGTCGAAGCCGCTGGGGACGCCGATGATGCGGTCGCCCCGCTTCATGGCCTCGGTGAGCTGCTTGAACGACTTCTTCATGACGTCGAGCAGGCGCTCGACGTTGGAGGTCTGGCTGACGCGCGCGATGTTGTAGACGGCCTGCTCGGCGCCGTCGATGAACGCCTGCGCCTCGCCGTAGTCGAGGTACGCCTGCGCCGACACCTTCTGGCAGGCCAAAATGAGCTGGCGGATCCGGTACTTCTCGAAGATGACCTGCGCGTAGGCGGTCACGTTCGCGACCGCGGGCGCGCTGTTCAGCACCTCGGTGAGGTAGCCCATGCCGCCGACCTGCTGGATGCGTCCGCGGGTCTTGAGCCACGAGCCGACTGTGACGACGTCCACCGGCTTGCCGACCTCCCGCAGCTCGAGGCACGCCTCGAAGATGCGGCGGTGGGCCTCGGAATAGAAGTGCTCGGGGCGCAGGAACTCCTGGACGCGGTCCATCGCGGAGCCATCGATGAGCACGGAGGAGAGCACGGCCGCCTCGGAGTCGAGGTCGTGCGGAGGGACGATCCCCTCGACGCTCGGCGGCGTCTCCACCTCTTTCCTACGAAAACCGCCCATCTTTTCCACAGGCTATCCCTCCGAAACGGGCTCGCCCCGGCGTGCACGAGGCGGCCGGGGCGAACGAGGTGAGCGCAGCGAGCGCCCGCGGCGAGCGGCGCGACTACTTCTTGACGACCTCGACCTTGAGGGTCGCGGTGACGTCGCCGAGCAGCTTGACCGCGACCTCATGGGTGCCGAGAGCCTTGAGGGCCTCCGGGAGGTGCATCTTCTTGCGGTCGAACGTCTCGAGACCGGCGGCGCGGACCGCGGCCTCGATGTCCTTGGCGGACACGGAGCCGAAGAGGCGGTCGTCCTCGCCGACGGGGCGAGCGATCTTGATGACGAGTCCGCCGAGCTTGGCGGCGAGCTCGCCGGCCTCTTTGCGGGCCTTCTCGGCCTTCGCGAGGGCGACGGCCTTCTCGTGCTTGACGCGGTTCACCTGGGCGGCCGTGGCCGCGACGGCGAGCTTCTGGGGCACGAGGTAGTTGCGGGCGAACCCGGGGCGAACCTTGACGAGCTCGCCGGAGGAGCCGACGTTGGCGACGTCGGTCTGGAGGATGACCTGAACGGTGGCGGCCATGATGCTTCCTTTCAGCCCGACACGGTGAAGGGCAGGAGCGCGATGTTGCGCGCGCGCTTGATGGCGAGCGTCACCTTGCGCTGGTGGAGGGCACAGTTGCCGCTGATGCGGCGGGGGGTGACCTTGCCACGCTCAGAGACGAAATACCTGAGCGCTTGCGGGTCTTTGTAGTCGATCGTCACGGCCTTGTCGGAGCAGAACTTGCAGACGCGCTTCTTGCCGCCGCGGCGGCGCCCGGGGGCGTCGGCGTTGAGGTCTGGCGTTCGTCCGAAATCTTTGTCGTCGTCCATCATGGTGGCTTGGTCCAATCACGCGCCGCGCGGCGCGGGCAAAAAATGGGTGGGGGACGCGGGGAGGCTCAGTTCGCCTCTTCGTCGGCCTTCTTCTCGGGCGCCTCGACGGCGTCGTCCTCGTCCTCGAACTCGCGATGATCGCGGCGGGGCGCGTCGTGGAAGTCGACGAGGCCGAGCGCGCGCTCGCGCGACTCCTTCTCCTCTTCCTCGGCGGGCAGCTCGAGGCGGGCGAACTTGATCTCCTCGGGGTCGACCGTGAACGAGCCGGCGTCGACGTCGGAGGTGAGGAGCACGGTCTGGTACTTGAGGACCACGTCCATCAGCTTGAGGTTGCGCTCGATCTCTTGGACGAGCCCGCCCTTGCCCACGTACTTCACGTAGACGTAGACGCCCTTCTGGTGCTTCTTGACGGGGTACGCCAGCTTCCGCCGGCCCCACGCCTCGACCTTGAGGAGCGTGCCGCCGTCGCGGGCGACGACCTCGGTCATGCGGTTCTGCACCTTGTCGGCGGCGTCGGCGTCGACGTCAGGGCGCAGGACATAAATCGTCTCGTACTCTTTGGACTTCAGGGTCTGTGCGGTGGCCA
This region includes:
- a CDS encoding 30S ribosomal protein S18 produces the protein MDDDKDFGRTPDLNADAPGRRRGGKKRVCKFCSDKAVTIDYKDPQALRYFVSERGKVTPRRISGNCALHQRKVTLAIKRARNIALLPFTVSG
- a CDS encoding 50S ribosomal protein L9, translating into MAATVQVILQTDVANVGSSGELVKVRPGFARNYLVPQKLAVAATAAQVNRVKHEKAVALAKAEKARKEAGELAAKLGGLVIKIARPVGEDDRLFGSVSAKDIEAAVRAAGLETFDRKKMHLPEALKALGTHEVAVKLLGDVTATLKVEVVKK
- the dnaB gene encoding replicative DNA helicase, translated to MGGFRRKEVETPPSVEGIVPPHDLDSEAAVLSSVLIDGSAMDRVQEFLRPEHFYSEAHRRIFEACLELREVGKPVDVVTVGSWLKTRGRIQQVGGMGYLTEVLNSAPAVANVTAYAQVIFEKYRIRQLILACQKVSAQAYLDYGEAQAFIDGAEQAVYNIARVSQTSNVERLLDVMKKSFKQLTEAMKRGDRIIGVPSGFDRLDTLTSGLHDGDLTIIAARPGMGKTSFVLNIAANVASPRGRELAADPNQRWEEPGVGVVVFSLEMPREQLANRMVCSEGRVDVSKMRKGYLSQEDWQKLTQSAGFLGKLPIWIDDSPSLGILELRAKVRRLQSEFNRVDEAGQPTHRIGLVVVDYLQLMKGRDGAQSREQEISEISRGLKGLAKELKVPVIALSQLNRAVETRSDKSKRPQISDLRESGAIEQDADNILFIYRDDYYTKEASEEPNTAEIIVAKQRNGPTGTVKVRFDREYTRFDNLAVGEYPEEQE
- the rpsF gene encoding 30S ribosomal protein S6, whose product is MATAQTLKSKEYETIYVLRPDVDADAADKVQNRMTEVVARDGGTLLKVEAWGRRKLAYPVKKHQKGVYVYVKYVGKGGLVQEIERNLKLMDVVLKYQTVLLTSDVDAGSFTVDPEEIKFARLELPAEEEEKESRERALGLVDFHDAPRRDHREFEDEDDAVEAPEKKADEEAN